From Brassica napus cultivar Da-Ae chromosome A3 unlocalized genomic scaffold, Da-Ae chrA03_Random_15, whole genome shotgun sequence:
AATGGACCCAAAGATTTTGAAGCATTACCTGTTGGTGCATGACAATCAGGATGCCACAACAGAGAGGTAACTGTTCCTTACTACATAGTATATTATATGATTCTCATTATAACTATATGGCTGTCAAATGTAAGGCTTTAGTTGACGGGATGTAATTTCTTCTGTAGAACGTCTAAAGTTCTGTCTGAGATGAGAAGTACATTTGGAAACAATGAGTGCAACTTACTTTGCACTAATTCATCTAAAGAGGGGAACGTGGAACATCAGGCTAATCCATGGGCTTCATTTGTAAGCCTCTCATCAGTATTTTATCCAACATATTGCTCATGATTCATATATCAATCCATGTTTTTGTAAGTtcaacattttaattattttttctttctgaaaGAAATCAAGTGTTTCGGCCGACAAACTTGGATGTGCTCTCACTGGCGACGATATCGTGGAGGTAACATTCGCTTTCTGATGATATTCACGCCTTTCGAATATTTTGGAATGTTTTAACCAACACTATTAGTTCTCCTCGTATATTCGAGGTAGATCAAAGATCTGATGCAAGAGTTTGCATCGAGGCATATAATTCCTTACATGGAACAGAAAGTTCGAGATCTTAATCAACAGGTTAGCTTTAGATTTTCTAAAAAGTTAATCGTGGGAACATGCTTTACGTTTTCTGTATGCTTtactttgttctttttttttctctttccatatcatttagtttgcattttGCTGTGTCACTAGATTTCTGCAACAAGGAAAGGACTtagaaaccaaataaaaaacttatggtggagaaaaggaaaagacGATGTTCCGGATTCAACCAAAGGTTCTATGTATGCTTTCTTGAAATTTTTGCTCCTTTAATGTTTTCCTTGACGTCATCATAAGctcttactattttttttttcatttttgaaggTATACATTTAGCTCCACTGAATCTCAAATTAGAATTTTGGGTGACTACGCCTTCATGTTGCATGATTATGAACTTGCATTGTCAAGCTATCGCTTAATATCAACCGATTACAAGCTCGATAAAGCTTGGAAGCACTATGCTGGTGTTCAGGTAGCTTCACAGCTTTATGATTGTGTTTCTATGTAGGTATTCAGGTGgcattatttttaatcaatactCGTTTTGTATAATTTAATCTAACATATAGTATAGGTTAGCCCATCAGGCCGATTGTTTTGGTCTTTATTTTCCATTGCTCGTTACTTGTGGTGGCTTCAATAACTCATCTTCTCATGTATGCTTGGGAAGGAAATGATGGGACTTGCATATTTCATCTCAGACCAGTCAAAAAAGGAAGCTGAGTACTGCATGGAAAATGCATTCAGCACTTATCTGGTATGTTTTTATAACCCACCTAAAACAGTTCTTTCAGTGAATGTCCCTCGCTTACTTGAATTAGTGTTTATTATAAGCAAAACTTGAAACTGAAATAGTAATGGGTTAACTTGAGCAAGTGACGCGGTAGTACATGCTGTAACATGTCCTTGTAATCTCATGCAGAAACTTGGGAGGTCTGGATTTCAAAATGCTACGAGATGTGGGCTCTGGTGGGCAGAGATGCTAAAAGCTGGAGACCAGTACAAAGAAGCTGCTTCTGCTTACTTCCGCATATGTGGAGAGGTGCTTCTTTTATGCCTCAGAACATATGCACTTTATACCATTTctaactttattattttttcaggaACCATTACACGCCGCAGTCATGTTAGAGCAAGCTTCTTACTGCTTCGTGTTAACTAAGCCCGCGATGTTAAACAAGTATGGATTTCACTTAGTTCTCTCAGGAGACCACTATAAAAACTGTGATCAGGTACATGTAATTTTGTTGAAAGGGATCAAGCTTCGTACATGCTTTGCAATCTAAAGAATACAGTTTTTATGCGTTTTTTCAGGTTAGCCATGCAATTCGTACATATAGAAGTGCAATCTCTGTTTATGAATCAACTACATGGAGCCATATCAAAGACCATGTACATTTTCATATTGGACGGTAAGTTTTAAACGTTGTGAATGTACGTCTAAGGCGTGATGTTTAGGAAATTGTGGTCTAAGACTTGCTATGAAATTACCTTTTCAGGTGGTACGCACTTGTTGGGATGCATGATGTTGCAGTTAGAAATATGCTCAAAGTACTGGACTGTGGCAACCAATCCAAGGCAACCCAAGAGATTTTTCTCAGAGACTTTTTCGAGATTGTTAAGGTGCCTAGCTTATACCTGCTGTTTTATACGCTTTACTGAAGCTGCACAGAGAATAATAGAGTGCTTCCAATAGTTACCCCTGGTCTctactctttgttctttgactATACAAAATAACTTCTTACTTTTTGTCATTCTGAAGAAAACTGGAATGAAGCACGAGGTGGTGGGACTTCAACTACCATTTATTAATATGTCGTCTCttcaagttatatatgaagaccATCGCACTTATGCATCTCAAGCTTCTGTAAGTTGCATACTCACTCTTTGGAAGAATGTACATATTGGTACCCATCATAATCTTCCTCGGATGTTTTGCCTTTTTACTTCATTATGAACAGCATAACTGATATCAGTATTtctggttaattttttttggattaatgcAAATAATACttgcaaataaataatatttgtgcATCCctgaattttttctttttcattattgGTGAATTTGCATCTGttgtttactaatattatttaCGTGTCATGGTCAGGTTCTTGTACAAGAGAGCATCTGGCAGTCACTGGAGGATGATATCATTCCATCATTAAATTCTGGCAAGTCAAACTGGCTGGAATTACAGTCAAAGCTACTACCAAAGAAATACAAGGAATCCAATGTTTGTGTGGCTGGAGGTGAATTTACATCTTTTTCATTAATGTTGTTAGCTGCATTCGATGTTTACCTGAATCATGGAGCTTCTTCATTATCCTGCACTTAACTTATGCACACTAATACGCAAAATCTGGTCTACCTTATCGTACCAGCAGGAGGACATTTCAATTTGATCTAGACATGCTTTGATGttgaaaaaatgtatatttttggaACGCCCAGCTGTGATAATTCTGCACGGAGTATAAGATTTCCTCATTAGTCATATCATAGCATCTGTAAATGTTATCAGTTGTGCCTCTGCCAAGGAAGAGGGATTTCTTAGTTTGTCAATAAATTCAGGCCATATTGTTGAGGAGGACATGATATTCTGCTGTAGTATGTTTGAAAATGTTTGTAATTGTGGATTTTTACTTGTACTTCTTTGTTATCAGAGTCAGTGAAAGTGGATCTGGAGTTTAGGAATCCCTTGCTAATCTCTACTTCTATAACAAGCGTATCTCTCATCTGTGAACTTACCTCAAATTCTGATGACCTAAAAGGTAAGCTGTTTATAATATTGATGTTCACTTTGGAATTGTTCTACGTCCTTCGGTTTATAGATGTGAAACTTATTTCAAACGTTTGGACTTTGTAAAGTTGATAAACACCCAAGTAGCATAAGCTTGGGGACCGAGAGTTCCGCAGAACATAATCAGTAAGCAGCTAATCTCTTCATTCAGGTTTCTTTTAACTTTGTTGATCTACAATTGAATGATTAAGCTGCAACGTCTTTACCAACAATACTACAGGGGTACAACATCTGGTTTTTCTTCTTTCACTTTGTCTGAAGTGGACTTAACATTAGGCGGAGGCGAGAAAAAACTGGTGAGTCTGCTAAACTGAAAACATAGATCGATTGAcacgttttaatatttttactctTTCTATATCTGACATTATTCATCTTCTTGTGTATATATAGAGAAAcacgtttaattttttttgatgtttcacTTGTGATTGCTGGCTTTACCTCATTGCTACTAACCTTGATTGTAGTCACAGTTTTGAATTGCCTTGGTCCTTTTTAACTTCTGACTATTATATCTTCCGTTTGCTTACTGTATCCTTTGGTGAATCTCTGATGGTTTTATCAGCTGCTGTTTACGTTTGACTTATTGTCATAACTTTTTTCTTCTAGGTGAGACTCACGGTTACCCCCAGTGAAGAAGGTATCCTCAAAATTGTCGGTGTAAGGTGGAGGTTGTCTGGTTCTGTTGTAGGTGTGCATTACTTCCAATCTGCCCCTGGAAAGGCAAAAACTAACAAGGGAAGACGGAAAAACAAACTTACTCCCACTGATGCCTTGAAATTTTTGGTCATCAAGGTGCAAACTTTTCCTCTACGGTTTAATTTTGTAAGATTTGCTACGACGTCTAACATAATGAAATTTTGACTGTGCAGAGTCTACCCAGGCTTTTGGGTTCAATTGATCATCTGCCTGAGAAATTGTATGCTGGAGATCTACGTTATCTTGTTTTAGAGTTAAAAAACAAGTCGGAATTCCCGATAAAGGTAGTTTTCGTTTATGATCAACCCTTATCATTCATATTCTCTACCGTTTAGccagtaaaatttatttttgttctgttATTGTGTATTAATTTAGTTTGTCATTGTCTGGCTTATCTACTTATTCTTGCTTGATTACCGAATATTGTGATGCACTAAGCTATTCTCTGGATTATTTTTGAGCTTTAAAAGTCTGTCTGTCCTTGTAGAATCTTAAAATGAAGATTAGCCATCCAAGATTTGTAAATCCTGGAAATCATGAAGAAGAGGTGACAACGGAGTTTCCAGATTGCTTAAAGAAGGGCCATGAACAAAATTTTGTGAAGAGTGAAACAAGTAGTGTATTTTCATTTCCAAAGGTCCGTGGCTAACCTTTTTATTCAAGCCTCCAGGTAAATGTGCATGTCAGGTTATTCTAACATGGTTCTGAATGTTGCTCTTTTTCAGGATGTGTCACTGCAAGGAGATAAATCTTTGAGGTGGCCTCTCTGGCTTCGAGCTGCCATCCCAGGAACGATATCTTTGTATTTCACAATATACTATGAGATGGAAAATGtatcaagcatcatgaagtatCGCACCCTAAGGATGCATTATAATTTAAAGGTGATGAATCTCTAGGCTGGTTGTTTCTACCTTCATTATGTTATAGGCAATATTTGCATTGACCAACCAATCTGAACCATTTCTATATCGTACATTTTTATATAGGTTTTGCCATCTCTAGAGACCTCGTTCGAAATCACTCCCTCTCCATCAAAGTTGCAAGAATGTCTTGTGCGTATGGATATACTGAACCGTGCGAATTCAGATTCTTTCCAAATTCATCAGTTGTCAACAGTTGGGTGTCGGTGGGGTATCTCCTTACTTGAGCGTGTTGATACAATCTTACCTTCCAAGTCTCTGCTTCCCGGGCAAGCTTTATCATGTCACTTCATGATTAAGGTCGCTATTAGCTTAAAATGTTCATTTAGTAGCTAGTTGGTCTTTCTCTTTTCCATGTCTGAAATTagaatattgtttaaatttcaGGATAACAGAAGATCAGCGACTGAAGAAGAGAAAACCATGTCCATTCCTCCCAGCCAAACCGACGTAAAACTGTTTGCTCAGGATGACGACGAAAAACTTTTTGATATCGTTAACTCACCTTTAGCAAGCTTCCATGAAAGTGAAAGGTCATGTCAAGAAACCTCAGATCAGGTAAGCGAAATCCTCTTTCAGggacatatatatatcttatgcGGTAGAGATGTTTTTTCAAGGGAACATTCATTTTCTCTTAAACATAGCATCATCACTGGTAACTTTCTATCATCAGAAACCATAATGAACTCGTGTTTGTATGATTGAAACAGTTAAGTACCAATACCGTTGACTTCATTCTAATCTCTCACCCAGCAAAATCCAGCAATTCATCAGGAGTGGCAGATATACCAAAGATTCTGTCTCACCATTCATGTCACAATAGGTAAAGAGTATTCACGTAACAGTATATTTTCTTCAGCTTTGAAACCTATTTTTAACTAACGTGTAATCATTCGATTACAGAATCAGGAGCTCAAACCCGCTATCGTGGTCCCTAGACGGTCCCCAAGCCATATACCACGACTTCTCGACCTCCTTGTGTGAAATTCAACTAAAATTAGTAATCAGAAACACATCTGATGGAATATCATCTGTGAGCTTCAACACCATTGATTCCGTACAAGACGTAGCAACACCAACTCCTTCCGCTGGAAACCAATCCGGGTGGCGCTACGTGCCAGATATAACAGAGGAAATGAAACTGACTTCAGATGTCATGGGGAGCCGTTCAGGGAAACCTCCATCGTCCATGGAAAGCTCACCTCCTTTCATATGGTCAGGTTTAAGTTCCACAAAGGTCGAAATCCAGCCATTGTCAACAACGGAGATCCCGCTGCAGATATCGGTTTTCGCTCCAGGTATCTACAATCTCTCTTCGTATAAACTTACCTGGGAGCTTTCCGGGCGTGAAGATGCATCATCAGGGACATGCCAAGGCTATCCTTATTACCTTACTGTTCTTCAGTCTCAGTGAACTTTCatagctctctctctctgtattcTGTGTATCCATTTTGATGGTTTACGTCTGAGTTTTCAATTTTGATTGTAGCAAATTGTTGTCAAGAAATGTTTTTTCGGTAGGAGAAAGATTAATTTTACATTACACCAAAATTTGAAAAAGGTGGATCTCAGCTTTACTTTTGTTTGTGGAATAAAAGGATTATAgatattatcattttatttacttccAATCATTTATACCTTCTGTTTGAttccaataatattaatatgaaattattaatattcAGTAAAAAAATGGGTTCCTCGACATTCTCAAGTTCAATATGACAGACGGGAGAAAATAAAATTAGCATCTCTCAAATATAAACTGGTGATGATCATGGTGGCAccaatatatacatacatacaagttatatatataagggTAAAATAAATGACCTCCAGCTACTTGGATGGTTAGCTACAACACCACTGACACTATTATCGCTACTACATTGCCTTGTAAAAGGGAAAATGTATATAACTTCAGAGAATGAAAATCATTTAGGATGATATTTTCTGGCTGGACCAAACTCTACCTATCTGCAACTATAAGACTCCTCTCCGTCTAGAAGATGGATTTGGTGAGTCTTGGTCGCGGTTTTATGGTGATGCTTTCATATGGCTTAGCTTGTTCAACTTGGATATAATCTCTTGTTTTCAAAACCTGCAACATTGGCAAATAATAAAAGACAGATTCAACAAGATGATCAAGTTTATGAAGACCAAACTTGTTCTTCCGTCTTAAAAAGACAAGTTGTGATTGATGCACTAAAGCCGAGAGTACACACCTAACTTAGACATGCTTACACCTAAACATCCTAACAATCCAGTAGGAAAACAGACAAATTAATCTGGAGTTGCAGCATAAAACCAAAACATGTAAGATTCTATGTGTATTTATCAATTACTGGTCAAGTTTGTTTTCTCGAGAGAAAGAtcagagctttttttttttttgtttagggtCGTATTATGAACATACCAGGGTTTCAAAAAACATTCTCGATGCTTCTTTACGGGTTTTCCCAGCTAAAAGTTTGTCCGCTACAACAACACTCTTCCCATTCTCAGCTTCTTTATCAAATATTGTCTGGAGATACTTCGCCACAGCCCTATAATAAAAGAGAATAATAGTCTTCAGTGTTTCAGGCTCATCATGTTTCTTACATGATAGTCTGTGCAAAAAAATGATTCTGTACGGACCTGGTACGAGAAGACCAACCACTGTTCTCTAGAAGACGAGTTTCATCACCTTCTTGCATACCATCGTCTTCTTCatgatcttcatcatcatccacaTTCAAAAATCCTGAAAACACAGAGTGAAATCAATTATAAGTAGAACCACTGAGACATCATGGATATAACAGCATCTCACAAATCTAAATCATGCTATGATGACCAAGTATTAGTCCCATTGCTTAAACTGAGAACGTACAGATAATTTGTACAATTAAAATTCGTAAAAGGTTTAGAACCTGTGTCATGTGCCACTTCCATTGTATCCATTTCCTAAAGCATAAGAGAATAACACAAGAAGAACTTAAGAGGCATGTCTTTACTTGAATAAGGATATGAAACCACAATGAAACAAAACTTACGTCGTTATCTCTCATAAAACCATCGCGAGAAGTAGGATCTTCATCTGGTGCACTTTGCATATTAGTAGCCTCCTCATTAAACACATCATTATGCGGTTCGTAGTTGTTATCAGGCTCTGTCTCTGGATTCACCCCATCATATTTTGCTTCCACAATTGGTTCGTTGAGACTTTCCAAAGCCAAATCACCAGCTTCTACGTGTCCATTTTCAATATAGCCAATTGTGATATCACATTGAGTCTGGTTGTCTACACCAATCTCGCAGACTTCAGCTGATGCATCCGTCTTCTTATCATGTGGAAGCTCATCTTCAACCTTCAAGTCTGTCTCATTGAGAATGGCGTTGTGATCAACATCACCTTCAGTAATTTCGATAACACAAACATCTTCACCGCCTACACCTCCATCATGGTATCCTTCCACCTGTAAATCCTCTATTCCCTCTACATGATCGACTTTGTCCTCGGCTGGCATTTGACCGATCTCGTCATTCACTACAAGACTTACTTCATCAGCAGCAGCTCCATCGCCTTCTTTTGGAACTTCTAACTCACATGCTGTTTCACCAAGCTCGTTATCGtctttcacttcttcttcttcctgttggTCTATGTTTTGTTGGTCCTCTGGGTGAGTAAGAGCCTCAGCAGGTTGCTCTTCAGAACCATCAGGGCGAGTTTGAGGAGCAGAACATTCATTATCTTCCACCGCTCCAACAGAAGCATGACGGTCATCATTCTCAATTATCGTGATTCCTAGTGATCTAAAAGAAGTGATTCTTAAAATTTAGCAAGAAATGAGTATTGTAATAGCTAAGACATTGCCGTGACAGAATACTGTGCATTGATTGTGCATATCAATCATCCTAGCGAATACTCATCTCATGTCCGATTCGAATAGACACTTCTGGATCATTTGATTCACTTTCCTATTGCTATATGACTTCCCTCGTATCCTTCTTTGTTTGAATAGCCAAAAAAACATCTTACGATTAGTTATTTTTCCTTCTTTTCCTATTTTTCTTTCACTGCAAAATTGAGCTCCTATTTACCGATGTTGGTGACTCATTCAGTTTTAGCACCCTCTACACGAAAGTCAGTGTCACAGGTGTTCTTATGGATTCTGGAGCTATACCGATTTTATTAGTTACCTGGTGAGAGCCATGTTCAAGTGATGAAATCGTTCTACGATTTTGTCAAAAGCCAGTAAGGAATTTCttagactctttttttttttgtgaactttcTTATGCCTGTGTCAACAtttgatttttgattatttattctGATTATTTATTTCTGATGATAGGGTGAGGATTGGGGTTCAGGGGTACAACATGTCGTCGCTTCAGCCCCTTGACCTCGTTAGATCATTGTCTAAGCTGTCTGGGTCATGtggataaattttaaaagtgcAAGTTCCGAGAGTTCGCAATGCAATTAGCGGCGGCTTTACCGTTTTTGTTCTCCGCGGAGAAGCTGCAGAAGAAAAAGCATTGGCACTTGATGGAACCGATATGGAGGATGGATCTTATCTGCTACAGTTTTACCGCCAGAACTCAGCAAGCTTAGTTCTGGTTTGAGTACTGCTGAGTTGGCTGCTAGGCATGTTGCCCATTTCCaaagaaaaaagtaaaattttatattcatgctttttttctctttacatTGGGTTTGTTTGTAATTTGCTGACAAATTAACTATTGAATTACAGGAGCCGAGGCATTTCTGTTACTGGATATGACCCTTCGCTCCATGTAGATGTTGTTAAGAGTGATTTGACTAACCGCTTTTCTTCATGTGGAAAGATCACTGATGTTTTTGTTCTTAAGAGGTTTGTTATTTCTTCTTTACAAACCATTTGTGAATTGTTTTTTTCCCTCCatctaacctttttttttcttttgcagccGGGCTTTGATCTATCTCTTCGGAATAGGCGCAGTAGATATGGCGTTGAGACTATGTCGGAGAGGTGACTCGGTACTCCGTGCTAAAGCCTTGCCAAATCCTAAAAGGAAAATTAACCATTACAGGGCGTAGACGCGTAGTACAAATCTCTCTGTTTttgaatattgtattttataatattgaattttgaaTGGTAACTAATCATAGAAACATtaggaatatataaaaaaaataatgagtaggaataaaattttgaaaataatatcaaaattaacgaggaacaaaattattctataattctctacaaaattaacaaaatggCGTTTGTTTAAACCCATGTAAACCAAGAGGCAAGAGTCATGTTTTCTAGTATAAACCGGAAAGAGAGTAAAGTGAAAACTACCCGAATAAAAAACACTGAAAATTGAAATGCAAACCAAGAGTCAAGAGTCGTGGTTTGTAGTAAACCGGAAAGAGAGTAAAGTGAAAAACCTCACACAAGAGGAAAGAATCATTTCTTGGTCTCGCGGCGCTTCTAACATTTCTTCTGTGTCTCTCAAGAAGATGGGATTCCTCTCTCAACAGATCTCAAGAGATGAACTCAAACCAGGAGATCACATCTATTCATGGCGTATGGCTTACATATACTCTCATCACGGTTCAGTCTCTTTCCCTTCCATCTATCTCTATGTAGCTACATTGCATTTAACACTCCTTCAGTTTCTGTTCAGACAATTCTCGCTGGATCTTAGCTTTTTATGTTCCTGTCTTAGAATAAATGACGATCCTTTCTATGTTTGCAACTTGTAGGAATCTATGTAGGCAATGGTGACGTCATACATTTCACTTGCGGAGGTGGTCTTGAGACAAGGACAGGGACTTTCGTAGACAACATCATCGTTAGTTCGGTTCCAAACCATGGAGGTGACAACCCTTGTCCTAACTGCGGAGACCAATCGAATCTCGACGGTGTGATCTGTTCTTGCCTCGACTGTTTCCTCGCCGGAGGAAACCTCTATCTCTTCGAGTACGGTGTCTCTGGACCCATCTTTATGGCTAAACCGCGAGGCGGTATCTGCACAACAGCGGTTTCAGACTCCTCTGATGAAACCGTTAACCGTGCGAGACACCTCTTGTCTAATAAAAATGGGTTTGGTGCGTATGATCTGTTGAGGAACAACTGTGAAGACTTTGCGATCTATTGCAAAACTGGTTTGATTGTTTTGTCTAAGCTGGGGAGTAGTGGACAGGCTAACTCGTGGTCTGCGGTGCGTGGTGTTTTGTCGCTTTGGGGGACGGTGAAGAGTGTTTCTGTGGGCTCTGCTGCGAGGTTGGTTGTTTCTGGGGTTGCTGGTGTTGGTGTTGTGACTTTGGCGGCGGGGTATGGTAACTACTGCTATGGTCGTTTATGTGCTGATATTGGTGTGAGAAGTGATGCTAGCAAAGTTCCTGTGGAAGACCTTGTTACGCTTATAGCGATTATCGAAAGAAGAGACGACAAGAAGTCTAGCTAGTTTAGCACTTGTTGTGGTGTGATTATGATTGTGATTGTGATTGTGATTGTGagtgtttgatggtaactaacTGTTTGCTTCTGTTTTCATTGTATGCGTGCAACCATGTGTGTTTGACACTACTTATCATGTGAAAATAACATTATTGTTGTTTCCAAAGTATTGGTCTACTTTGGAAGAATgttgaaacaaaacaataaacaaacacAAGTGGATGACGAATAGTGTTTGATCACCTACCTACCATTAGTTTGGCTCCTTGGTTGATTTGGAATTTAGTGTTAGTGTTACACTAGTCATCATCAGTAAAACAATAACTAAACAAAGCTGTCCACACGAGAAGGTTTTCTGATCATAACCCATTACAATCACACAAGAATACAACATGCTTTTGTCTCTATATCTTCTTCACCACCTTGTTTATCTGGCTGAATATACACGCACTGGTGTCTTTTTCTGAGTTATCAATAACTAATAACTCACCAAGTTGTTATTGTGGATCATAGAATCGGCTACTTCTACTTTTGCTGAATCGTGGAACTCTCTCTTTGTTATTATACAataaaaacactataaataattattatttttttaaacttattttagattatatttgtaaaacattttattttcagtttttatttaaaaaaagaaattttaatttcaagatGTTATAGAGTAATCAAACTTTTTagatttgaaatcttttttttaattagattatttgataaattttacgtattgaaattatatatcctagaatattaatgtattttagatgtaaaaataatattaaaatactaaattGCAAAGAGAAATTATAGATAAATTTATATTCatgtaactttataaaaaaattatatagcattattaatttataatttatctaactcaaaatcataaatgtttattaatttctaGAGTTTCTCCTAAATATTTATGCAAATCACCTTTACCGGGGATAAATTGATTCTTAAATTCAATTTGACCTTTTGACTTTTTCCTTATCCAGCTAAGCCAATACAAAACCAGTTGACTTTAAAGGTTTGGTTTTTTTAAACCAACAATCTTGGAAAAAACTCTAGAGAACCCCCATTGATCTAGCCAGAGATGGAATCCATTCTTCTAGAGAAGATAGGATTATTCTCCAACAAGATCTCTAAAGACGATCTGAAACCAGGAGACCACATCTATTCATGGCGTAACGCTTATATCTATTCTCATCACGGTAacccatctccttctctctcttctggGTTTATCAAAGATCCAAACTTTATGTTTGCAATCTCACAGGAATCTACATAGGAGACGGAAAGGTCATTCATTTCACACGTGGAGGCGGTCTTGaaatcggaacgggaacttttTTGGACAAGCTCATCGTCAGCTCTATTACCAATCACGGAGGAGACAACCCTTGTCCTAACTGTGGAGGAAAGCAATCCAACACGCATGGAGTTATCTCTTCTTGTCTCGATTGCTTTCTCTCCGGAGGAGATCTCCTTCGCTTCGAGTACAGTGTCTCTCCGGCTCTGTTCATGTCCAAGCTCCGAGGCGGTACCTGCACGACGGCGGCTTCGGATCCTTCGGAGGAAGTGATCTCTCGTGCGGAGTTTCTTTTGCTGAGAAATGGGTTTGGTGAGTACCATGTGTTCGAGAATAACTGTGAGGATTTTGCGATGTACTGTAAGACGGGTTTGGTGGTGGGGAGAAGCTATGTGCTTGGGAGAAGCGGTCAGGCTAACTCGGTGAGTGCGGCTGCGTGTGTTGCGCGTATGGTTAGTCCTTGGGCTAGTAATGCTATACGTCTGTGTTCGGATGTTGGTATGAGGAGTGATGCTGTTAAAGTGCCTGTGGAGAGCCTCGTTGCTCGGTTTAATCAGGCTGATACATTGGCAAAGGAGAGctgagtttggtttggttctgatTGTGTGCAATGTGTGTATTTGATTGTTGGTTAATGCCAGATTGAATCTGCTTCTAAATTCTTTGAATTGTGTAACTCTATTGTATGATGTGTGAA
This genomic window contains:
- the LOC125594124 gene encoding sister chromatid cohesion 1 protein 4-like, whose amino-acid sequence is LRITSFRSLGITIIENDDRHASVGAVEDNECSAPQTRPDGSEEQPAEALTHPEDQQNIDQQEEEEVKDDNELGETACELEVPKEGDGAAADEVSLVVNDEIGQMPAEDKVDHVEGIEDLQVEGYHDGGVGGEDVCVIEITEGDVDHNAILNETDLKVEDELPHDKKTDASAEVCEIGVDNQTQCDITIGYIENGHVEAGDLALESLNEPIVEAKYDGVNPETEPDNNYEPHNDVFNEEATNMQSAPDEDPTSRDGFMRDNDEMDTMEVAHDTGFLNVDDDEDHEEDDGMQEGDETRLLENSGWSSRTRAVAKYLQTIFDKEAENGKSVVVADKLLAGKTRKEASRMFFETLVLKTRDYIQVEQAKPYESITIKPRPRLTKSIF
- the LOC106441489 gene encoding protein LEAD-SENSITIVE 1-like, translated to MQTKSQESWFVVNRKESKVKNLTQEERIISWSRGASNISSVSLKKMGFLSQQISRDELKPGDHIYSWRMAYIYSHHGIYVGNGDVIHFTCGGGLETRTGTFVDNIIVSSVPNHGGDNPCPNCGDQSNLDGVICSCLDCFLAGGNLYLFEYGVSGPIFMAKPRGGICTTAVSDSSDETVNRARHLLSNKNGFGAYDLLRNNCEDFAIYCKTGLIVLSKLGSSGQANSWSAVRGVLSLWGTVKSVSVGSAARLVVSGVAGVGVVTLAAGYGNYCYGRLCADIGVRSDASKVPVEDLVTLIAIIERRDDKKSS
- the LOC125594127 gene encoding protein LEAD-SENSITIVE 1-like; translation: MESILLEKIGLFSNKISKDDLKPGDHIYSWRNAYIYSHHGIYIGDGKVIHFTRGGGLEIGTGTFLDKLIVSSITNHGGDNPCPNCGGKQSNTHGVISSCLDCFLSGGDLLRFEYSVSPALFMSKLRGGTCTTAASDPSEEVISRAEFLLLRNGFGEYHVFENNCEDFAMYCKTGLVVGRSYVLGRSGQANSVSAAACVARMVSPWASNAIRLCSDVGMRSDAVKVPVESLVARFNQADTLAKES